Proteins co-encoded in one Spirosoma endbachense genomic window:
- a CDS encoding type II toxin-antitoxin system HicA family toxin, producing the protein MKISALNRLLQEKGWEVIQKHQTHSLLGHSTRNHATCFIIPATGLEQVPTGTLNAILRAAHKSGGTSHWTTVLRHTKSFNVILEKQGKSIWGRIETPCLLAATRGNSVENVINTLRTVLIDYATDESVCYRSTFESIIFEPVYDTTAVWDLFKQLKANHIAGHAGIDMESINRFMTGSRFPSVEQAERLEASIHELGRQLLQVSIR; encoded by the coding sequence ATGAAGATTTCAGCACTTAATAGGTTACTCCAGGAAAAAGGTTGGGAAGTTATCCAAAAGCATCAAACCCATAGCTTATTGGGCCACTCGACCAGAAACCATGCTACCTGTTTTATTATTCCTGCAACTGGTTTAGAGCAAGTGCCGACCGGTACGCTTAATGCTATCTTGCGGGCAGCCCATAAGTCAGGAGGCACCAGCCATTGGACAACGGTTCTTCGTCATACCAAGTCGTTTAATGTTATTCTGGAAAAGCAAGGAAAATCCATTTGGGGCCGTATAGAAACCCCATGCCTATTAGCTGCTACTCGCGGTAATAGTGTAGAAAATGTAATAAATACCTTGCGGACGGTTCTTATTGACTACGCAACCGATGAAAGTGTATGCTATCGCTCGACATTTGAGTCGATTATATTCGAGCCAGTGTATGATACAACCGCCGTTTGGGATCTATTTAAACAGCTGAAAGCCAATCACATTGCTGGCCATGCTGGCATTGATATGGAGTCGATTAATCGATTCATGACAGGTTCGAGATTCCCTTCCGTCGAGCAGGCAGAACGTCTGGAGGCCTCAATTCATGAATTAGGTCGCCAGTTGCTACAAGTGTCTATTCGCTGA
- a CDS encoding fasciclin domain-containing protein has product MKTFKLFISLITFLTIGHLSFAQENSVMVGGAPMYPSKNIIENAVNSKDHTTLVAAVKAAGLVETLSGPGPFTVFAPTNKAFDKLPKGTVETLVKPESKAMLTGILTYHVVSGKMSAADLMKAIADGGGKATLTTVAGGTLTAMQKGKKIELTDAKGGVATVTIPDVNQSNGVIHVIDTVLMP; this is encoded by the coding sequence ATGAAAACGTTCAAATTATTTATTTCTCTAATTACCTTTTTAACGATCGGCCATCTTTCTTTTGCTCAGGAAAATTCCGTTATGGTTGGTGGAGCTCCCATGTATCCTTCGAAAAATATCATCGAAAATGCAGTGAACTCAAAGGACCATACGACACTGGTAGCGGCTGTTAAAGCAGCTGGCCTGGTCGAAACACTGTCTGGTCCTGGTCCATTCACGGTGTTTGCACCAACCAATAAAGCCTTCGACAAACTTCCAAAAGGTACCGTTGAGACATTGGTTAAGCCAGAAAGCAAAGCCATGTTAACCGGCATTCTGACTTACCATGTAGTGTCGGGCAAAATGAGTGCTGCCGATCTCATGAAAGCTATTGCAGATGGAGGTGGAAAGGCAACCCTAACCACGGTTGCCGGTGGTACACTTACAGCCATGCAAAAAGGTAAGAAAATTGAGTTGACAGACGCTAAAGGTGGCGTAGCAACGGTTACGATTCCAGATGTGAATCAGTCAAACGGCGTAATTCACGTTATCGATACAGTATTGATGCCATAA
- a CDS encoding response regulator transcription factor: MPTSIAIADDHRLLAEALSDLIQKYDNYEVLYVAANGRDLLNRLHQGPVPDIALVDLNMPEMDGFETAVQLRQHYPAIRVLALSMTDREEHIVRMIRNGARGYLLKGCRPAELRQALDEVMAKGFYYSDFLTSQLIRSLNTPESGSSSSYFNLNGREYDFLKLACSELTYNEIADRMCVSPRTVDGYREAVFQKMGVRTRVGMVIEAVRNGLIEL, encoded by the coding sequence ATGCCTACTTCCATTGCTATTGCCGATGATCATCGTCTATTGGCCGAGGCCCTTTCCGACCTAATCCAGAAATATGATAATTACGAAGTCCTGTATGTAGCCGCTAACGGTCGTGATCTGTTAAACCGACTGCACCAGGGACCCGTTCCAGACATTGCACTGGTTGATTTGAATATGCCCGAAATGGATGGTTTTGAAACGGCCGTACAACTTCGTCAGCATTATCCTGCAATACGTGTATTAGCGCTTTCAATGACTGATCGTGAAGAACATATCGTTCGCATGATTCGGAACGGCGCGCGCGGTTATCTCCTCAAAGGATGCCGACCTGCTGAGCTTCGCCAGGCTCTGGATGAAGTTATGGCTAAAGGGTTTTATTATTCTGATTTCCTGACTTCACAACTTATTCGTAGCTTAAATACTCCCGAATCGGGCAGCTCATCTTCCTATTTCAACCTTAATGGTCGTGAATATGATTTCCTGAAATTGGCGTGTAGTGAGCTCACATACAACGAAATAGCTGATCGTATGTGTGTGAGCCCACGTACTGTTGATGGCTACCGCGAGGCTGTTTTTCAAAAAATGGGTGTTCGAACCCGAGTCGGTATGGTTATAGAGGCCGTACGTAACGGGTTAATTGAGTTATAA
- a CDS encoding sensor histidine kinase: MHQRQYHRYLSDKEEIKNLNQRELLQSQLEIQNQTFQQIGEELHDNIGQLLTVALMRLNTLEDEVIDPDAQQSVQQTREIIRTIITDVRALAKTLDHDTVRRFGLLASLTLELERIQRTGRIQIQFQTSGETYSLGEQTETVLLRMTQESLNNALKHAQAQTITVSVDYQPTLFILSISDDGRGFELEDVAKRTLDKAGVGLNNLYRRAGLLGGTCSIISHPGAGTHVEIKLPRT, encoded by the coding sequence ATGCATCAACGCCAATATCATCGCTATTTATCTGATAAAGAGGAGATTAAAAACTTAAATCAGCGCGAACTCCTTCAGTCTCAATTAGAAATCCAGAATCAGACTTTTCAACAGATTGGCGAAGAACTTCATGATAACATAGGCCAGCTGCTTACAGTAGCACTCATGCGGCTAAATACACTCGAAGACGAGGTTATCGACCCGGATGCTCAGCAGTCTGTACAGCAGACCCGCGAGATCATCAGAACGATCATCACCGATGTGCGTGCGCTTGCGAAAACACTTGATCACGATACAGTTCGACGATTTGGGCTATTGGCTAGTCTGACCCTTGAACTCGAACGGATTCAACGGACTGGGCGTATTCAGATACAGTTTCAGACGAGTGGCGAGACGTATTCGCTCGGTGAACAAACCGAGACAGTGTTATTACGCATGACTCAGGAATCGTTGAATAATGCGCTCAAACATGCTCAGGCTCAGACCATAACGGTTTCAGTCGATTATCAGCCGACTCTATTTATACTCTCAATTTCCGATGATGGTCGTGGGTTTGAATTAGAGGATGTAGCTAAACGAACCCTTGATAAAGCTGGGGTAGGATTGAACAATCTTTACCGGCGGGCCGGGCTGTTAGGAGGCACCTGTAGTATCATTAGCCACCCCGGTGCTGGAACGCACGTCGAAATTAAGCTACCGCGTACGTAA